GATGCCTTGATTCTGCAATTGGCAGAGTTCCTGTTCTATATCTGAAGTTAGCACCGGCTTTTCTGCTTCCTTCTCTCCTTCAATAACCAGGGTAAATTCTCCTCTGGGTTGCTGAAAGTGATCCACTGCCTTGCTTATTGACCCTCGAAAGACTTCTTCGTGAATCTTGGTCAACTCTCGTACAATGGCTATCCTTCTGTTTCCCAGCACCTGAGCCATGTCGTTCAATGAGCTTAACAGACGATTGGGAGATTCAAAGGCTACTATAGTCCGATGCTCATGGGCAATGGATTGCAGTAGCCGAATTCTTTCTGCATTCTTTCTGGGGAGGAAGCCCAGGTAGGTGAATTGGTTAGCGGGCAATGCAGAAACCACAAGAGCAGTAACTACTGCTGAAGCACCGGGGATGGGTGTTACCTGGATACCTCGCTGGGTAGCGGCTACAATGAGCTCATATCCAGGGTCACTCAAACCAGGCATCCCTGCCTCTGAAACGAGGGCTAAATCTTTAACTTGAAGGCAGTCTAGCAGATAGCTGAGCTTGGCCCTTTTATTATGTTCGTGGTAGCTTGTTAAGCGAGTTTTAATTCCATAGGCATTGAGTAGATGCCTCGTTTTTCGAGTATCCTCGGCAGCGATAAGTCCCACTTCATTGAGTATACGGATAGCGCGAAGCGTGATGTCTTCCAGATTACCAATAGGGGTAGCTACAACGTAGAGCGTGGGCATGTCTCTCTATTCCTCGCAAGGATTCAGTATAGTGGTTTCTCCTTGAGAAGTCTCTTTCTGAATGTTTGGAATGTCTTATGTTCATATGAATTGACTTTCAAAATCACCTTTGATATAGTTTGGGGCAAATTCCCATTGGCTTAAGGATAGGTAAGGATGTCTGTTCGTATATATAAGGAGATGAGGCGCTGTTACGGCTTTGAGGAAGTGGCCATAGTACCTGGTGACGTGACGGTCAATCCCGAACAGACGTGTGTCGATTTCCAGTTAGGCGGCCTGAACCTCCCTATTCCCATAGTGGCGGCAGCTATGGATGCTGTTGTCGACCCGGCTTTTGCTGTGTTGTTCAGCAAGCTTGGCGGTCTAGCAGTGCTTAACCTCGAAGGAGTGCAGGCCCGTTACGATAACCCAGAGGATGTTCTGGCGGAAATTGTTCAAGCCCCCGCTAGTCAAGTTGCACCTCTGTTGCAGAAGGTCTACTCGCAGCCAATAAAGGAGAAGCTCATTGGTGAGCGTATCAGATCAATCAAGCAAAAGGGAGGAGTCTGTGCTGCTTCAATTACGCCGGCAAATGCTAAGAGATTTGCCTCCCTTGTTGCTGAATCAGGTGCAGATGTACTGGTAGTTCAATCTACTGTTACTACTGCGCGACATATATCCAAGAGTCTCTGTGGACTGGCGTTTTCAGAGTTGTGCCAGTCAATACCCATTCCGGTTGTGGTGGGGAATTGTGTGAGCTACAGCGCTGCTCTAGAATTGATGAGAACAGGCATTTCCGGCCTTCTTGCTGGTGTTGGTCCAGGGGCGACCTGTACCACGAGACAAGTTCTGGGAATAGGGGTACCTCAGGTGACTGCTACCATGGATTGTGCTGCCGCTCGAGACGAGTATTTCCAGGAAAGCGGGAGGTATGTCCCCGTAATCACCGATGGCGGCATCCATGCTGGAGGCGACCTGTGCAAGGCCTTCGTGGCAGGTGCTGATGCTGTGATGCTAGGTGCCATTCTGGCTCAGGCTGAGGAGTCACCAGGCCGAGGATATCATTGGGGTATGTCCAGCCCTCACCCAGCACTGCCTCGAGGTAGACGGATCAAAGTGGAGACACATGCCCCATTGGAGCAGATCCTTTTTGGTCCCACCACCGTTAGTGATGGAACCCAAAACCTGGTTGGTGCATTGCGCACTGCCATGGGCGTTTGTGGTGCTGCCACTATTGCTCAGATGCACCAGGTTGAAATGGTGATTGCACCAGCAATAAGGACGGAAGGTAAATCTTGGCAATTTCAACAAGCCTGCTCTCAGTAGCTGATCTGAGTGCTGATGACATCTGGCACCTTATCAAGAATGCCATCAGCTTAAAACAAGGGGGAAGCCCCACGCTTCTCAAGGGAAAGGTACTTGCTCTCGTTTTTGAGAAGCCCTCTCTTCGTACCCGTGTTAGTTTTGAGGTGGGTATGTGGCAGTTGGGTGGGCATGCTGTCTATCTATCCCCTGGTGAGGTAGGCCTGGGAAAGAGGGAGAGGATTTCTGATGTAGCACGGACATTGAGCCGCTTTGTGAATGGTATAGTGGCTCGAACCTTTTCACATCAAACCGTGGAGCTCTTAGCGCAGCATTCTAGTGTGCCGGTTATAAACGGTCTTTCGGACTATGAGCACCCTTGTCAGGCGCTTGGCGATTTACTGACTATCTATGAGAAGAAAGGGGTTCTGAGAGGCTTGCATCTTGCTTTTGTTGGCGATGGTAACAATGTATCCAGGAGTCTGCTTATGGCCGCCTCTTTGGTTGGGATGGACTTCTATATTGCCTCGCCGCTAGGCTATGGGTTAGAGGATGCGATTGTTAACCATGCTCAGGGATTTGCCTCACAGAGCAACTCACATATCTTTGTGACCTCAGACCCTCGCCTTGCCGTGACAAATGCTGACATTGTCTATACTGATGTGTGGACTAGTATGGGACAGGAAGCTGAAGCAGAAGCTCGTCGCCTCGCTTTTGCTTCGTATCAGGTGGACACTGAAATCTTGTCATTGGCTAAAGAAGGCGCCCTCTTCATGCATCCCTTGCCAGCCCGCCATGGAGAAGAGGTTGCTGAAGGGCTCATTGACCACCCTCAGTCTGTGGTCTTTGACCAGGCAGAGAACCGGCTCCATATTCAAAAAGCAGTTTTGTTGAAGATGCTGGGTGGGCAGGCTGCGTAATGGATCTGATGACCAGACCTATTGTGTCTATCATAGGCAGACCCAACGTTGGTAAATCTACACTGTTCAATCGCCTTATTGGTGATAGAAGGTCTATAGTCGAAGATTTGCCAGGGACAACCGTTGACAGAATCCATACTGACATCTCTTTTGAGGGGCATGAGTTCACCCTGGTGGATTGTGGTGGGCTGGAGATTAAGCCGGGGTCTGCTATAAGGCAAAAGGTTAAGGAACAGGTAGAGACAGCGATTACTGAAGCTGATCTAGTACTTTTCCTGGTGGATGTCCAGAATGGTGTAGTGCCGGCTGACGAAGAAATAGCGGATATTTTGCGTCGGTCGCAGAAATCGGTGTTGCTGGTGGTCAACAAGGTGGACAATCCTAAGCATGAGAGTGGGATAATCCAGTTCTATGAGCTTGGTGCAGGTGAACCTATACCTGTCAGTGCTTATCATGGCAGAGGGATGAATGATCTGTTGGATAAGATAATTAGTAACTTGCCATCTCTTACCGCTACTCCTACCCCTGTGGAGCCGGAATTATTGATGAGAATCGCCATTGTCGGTAGGCCTAATGTAGGTAAATCGTTGTTGGTGAATACTCTTTTGGGTGAGGAACGAGTTATCGTTGATGAAGTCCCTGGAACAACTCGTGATGCTGTGGATACAGTCTTACTTTATGATGGTGAGAAGGTAGTCCTTATTGATACAGCAGGAATAAGGAAGCGCGGGCAGATTGAACAGGGCATAGAACGGCATAGCCTAACACGCACCTTGCGTGCTATTGACCGATCTGATGTCGTTGTGTTGCTTATTGATGCGGTTGAAGGTATTGCAGCTCAGGATCTTCATATACTGGGCCTTATTCAGAAGGCCTTCAAGGGGGCGATACTGGGAGTCAATAAATGGGATCTGATTGAGGTAAAGGATGTAGCTGCATGGGCAGAGATGGTGAAACAAAAGGCGAGGTTTATGTCATACGTAGAGATTTTGTTTCTGTCTGCCAAAACGGGATTCGGTGTGGAGGAGATTCTGCCTGCGGCAAGGAAGATTTATGAAGAGAGGCTAAAGCGTCTGGATCCTTCAATACTGGATCAAGTTGTCAGGGATGCAGAGGCGGCTCGCCAATCCCCGAAGAGTGGCCACAGGCGTCTTAAACTCCGCAAGGCTGTACAAACGGCGGTTAATCCGCCTACCTTTGTCTTTTTTGTTAATGATCCCAAACTGGTTCATTTTTCCTATCAGCGCTACTTA
This DNA window, taken from Chloroflexota bacterium, encodes the following:
- the rsmI gene encoding 16S rRNA (cytidine(1402)-2'-O)-methyltransferase; the encoded protein is MPTLYVVATPIGNLEDITLRAIRILNEVGLIAAEDTRKTRHLLNAYGIKTRLTSYHEHNKRAKLSYLLDCLQVKDLALVSEAGMPGLSDPGYELIVAATQRGIQVTPIPGASAVVTALVVSALPANQFTYLGFLPRKNAERIRLLQSIAHEHRTIVAFESPNRLLSSLNDMAQVLGNRRIAIVRELTKIHEEVFRGSISKAVDHFQQPRGEFTLVIEGEKEAEKPVLTSDIEQELCQLQNQGITAREAVKRLSLTTGLTRRELYQAWLKLKSNGGL
- the der gene encoding ribosome biogenesis GTPase Der — translated: MTRPIVSIIGRPNVGKSTLFNRLIGDRRSIVEDLPGTTVDRIHTDISFEGHEFTLVDCGGLEIKPGSAIRQKVKEQVETAITEADLVLFLVDVQNGVVPADEEIADILRRSQKSVLLVVNKVDNPKHESGIIQFYELGAGEPIPVSAYHGRGMNDLLDKIISNLPSLTATPTPVEPELLMRIAIVGRPNVGKSLLVNTLLGEERVIVDEVPGTTRDAVDTVLLYDGEKVVLIDTAGIRKRGQIEQGIERHSLTRTLRAIDRSDVVVLLIDAVEGIAAQDLHILGLIQKAFKGAILGVNKWDLIEVKDVAAWAEMVKQKARFMSYVEILFLSAKTGFGVEEILPAARKIYEERLKRLDPSILDQVVRDAEAARQSPKSGHRRLKLRKAVQTAVNPPTFVFFVNDPKLVHFSYQRYLENKIRKISGFHGTPLRLLFKGRGGETAQNS
- the argF gene encoding ornithine carbamoyltransferase; this translates as MAISTSLLSVADLSADDIWHLIKNAISLKQGGSPTLLKGKVLALVFEKPSLRTRVSFEVGMWQLGGHAVYLSPGEVGLGKRERISDVARTLSRFVNGIVARTFSHQTVELLAQHSSVPVINGLSDYEHPCQALGDLLTIYEKKGVLRGLHLAFVGDGNNVSRSLLMAASLVGMDFYIASPLGYGLEDAIVNHAQGFASQSNSHIFVTSDPRLAVTNADIVYTDVWTSMGQEAEAEARRLAFASYQVDTEILSLAKEGALFMHPLPARHGEEVAEGLIDHPQSVVFDQAENRLHIQKAVLLKMLGGQAA
- a CDS encoding GuaB3 family IMP dehydrogenase-related protein, which gives rise to MSVRIYKEMRRCYGFEEVAIVPGDVTVNPEQTCVDFQLGGLNLPIPIVAAAMDAVVDPAFAVLFSKLGGLAVLNLEGVQARYDNPEDVLAEIVQAPASQVAPLLQKVYSQPIKEKLIGERIRSIKQKGGVCAASITPANAKRFASLVAESGADVLVVQSTVTTARHISKSLCGLAFSELCQSIPIPVVVGNCVSYSAALELMRTGISGLLAGVGPGATCTTRQVLGIGVPQVTATMDCAAARDEYFQESGRYVPVITDGGIHAGGDLCKAFVAGADAVMLGAILAQAEESPGRGYHWGMSSPHPALPRGRRIKVETHAPLEQILFGPTTVSDGTQNLVGALRTAMGVCGAATIAQMHQVEMVIAPAIRTEGKSWQFQQACSQ